The Desulfovibrio sp. G11 region GGCAGTGCGGCTCAGGCCTGGGCCATGTCGGTAAACAGTCTGGTGGACATGTACCGCTCGCCCGTATCGCAGGCGAAAGTAACGATGTTTTTGCCCGCCATTTCCTGGCGTGCCGCCACCTGCAGGGCGGCGCGCACATTGGCTCCGGTGGATATGCCCGCCACAATGCCCTGGCGCATGAGCAGGCGAGCCGTATCCAGGGCTTCTTCGCCGTCGGCCAGCAGGATCTCGTCCAGCAGGGAACGGTCGAGGATGGCGGGAATAAAGCCCGCGCCAATGCCCTGAATGAGGTGCGGCGATGCCGCGCCTCCCGAGATTACCGGAGAGGCCGCGGGTTCAACGGCAATGACCCTGAAGCCGGGTATGCGTTCTTTAAGAAAGCGCCCTGCGCCCGTGATGGATGAGCCGGAACCGACGCCGGCCACCAGAACGTCCATTTTGCCCACGCTGTCGCTGTAAATTTCCGGCCCGGTGGTCTTGTAATGGGCCTGCACCGCCTCGGGATTGGTGAACTGTCCGGGGATGAATCCCCCCTGTTCTTCAGCGATGCGGCGAGCTTCTTCCACTGCTCCGGTCATGCCCCTAGCAGCGGGGGTAAGCACCAGTTCCGCACCAAGGCCCCTGAGCAGGTTGCGTCTTTCAAGGCTCATGGATTCGGGCATGGCGAGCACGCAGCGCAGGCCGCGCACGGCTGAAACCAGGGCGATGCCGATGCCCATGTTGCCGCTGGTGGCTTCAACCACCAGGCCGCCCGGCTCAAGTTCGCCCCACTGAAGGGCGTTTTCAATGAGGTGAAATGCCACACGGTCTTTGATGGAGCCGCCGGGGTTGCGGTTTTCAAGTTTGAGCCAGACCGTACCGGGCATGTCTTTTGAAAGGTCAAGACGCAGCATGGGCGTATTGCCGATGGCCTGAAGAATGTTGGTGAGCATGGCGCGAACACCTCGTAATGTGGTGGAGAAATTCCCGAAAGTCCTGAGGGCGGCAGGGGAAGCTTTACAATGACCGCATTTTGCTTAACAGTTAGAAGAAGAGAATAGAGGAAAGCGCGTCAGTTGGCAAATTGACTGCCGGAAGCACGGTGGAAAATCTGCAACGGCGCACCGGATTGCCGCCGCACTGACGGCCCAGCATAACGACGGAGGACCCCAATGAAACTTCTGAAAGCGGCTTCGCTTATCTGCGCTCTGGTCTTTTGCCTTTCCGCCGGTACGGCCCAGGCCAAGGCCGACAGCGTGGCCCTGTATACCGAAGCGGTCATGACCGGAGACATCCCGGCCCTTGAGACCCTGCTGGCTCCCAATTACTGGAATATTGCCGCCAATGGGCATATCGAGGACAAGGAACACTTTATCCAGTCCATAAAAAACAAGGAACTGGTGGTCGACCGACTGACCATCCTCAATGCGCGTACTGCTCTCATCGGCGGCGCACAGCTTGTGACGGGCAACGGTTATTTCAAGGGCACGTCCGTGCCTCCCCAGCCCGAGGGGCTTATGCGCTTTACCCTGGTGCTGGTGAAAAATCAGGGCCGCGAGCAGGTGGTGCTGTTCCAGGCGACCCCCGTGGTTCCCAGCACGGACTGCAAGGACGGCAACTGCAAGATCCAGTAGGCTGCGGAACCGCTGTTTTTTGAATCAACGCCCCGGCCCCGGCCTGCCGTGCTGACGCGGCAGGCCGGGGCCGGGGCAACAAGATAACCATCCGGCTTTTCCTGCAACAGGCAGGAAAAGCCGGATGGTTTTTGTGATCACTAGAGCAATTACCGCTTCAGATGATTGCTGAACGGTCGGCAAAGCCGCCCTACGATCATTTGGCTGCAAGGATCTGGAAACAAATCCTTGTAGAGCATTTCAGGTGTGAAATGCTCCAAGGCCTGCCAGAGCGGGTTGGCAGTGAAAATGCTCCAGAAGGGTTATGGCCGTGCGGCCTTGTGGCAAAGTTCGTAAAACCCTTCGGCCAGGGTGGGATGGGCGTGAATGGTGTGCGCCACATCGTCAACCTTGGCTCCCATGCGGATTGCCAGCCCGGCCTCGGCGACAAGGTCCGTGGCGTGCGGCCCGCAGAGGTGCGCGCCAAGAATGGTATTGTTTTCAGCATGGGCCACAAGCTTGAATACCCCGGCGATTTCTCCCATTGCGTGGGCCTTGCCGAGTTCCCTTACCTGCAAAAGCGTGCAGCGGACAGGCAGACCGGCGGCCAGGGCCTGTTCTTCAGAAAGACCCACGCAGCCGATTTCAGGCGTGGTGAAAATGGCCGAAGGCACAACGCTGTAGTCGCAGGGGGCGGGAGAATCAAGGTGGGCCACCACATGCTCGGCTTCGGCAGAGGCCATGTGGGCCAGCATGATTTTTTCCGGGCCGAGAACGTCGCCAATGGCAAACACACCGGGAACAGAGGTTTGCAGGCAGTCGTCCACCTCAATCCAGCCGCGCGGCGTCACGGCAATGCCCGCTTCGGCAAGGCCGAGGCCTTCAGTGTTGGGCACCCGGCCCACGGTGACAAAAACCGACTCCACATCCAGCATGGCCGCTTCAGCCGGGGCATCGCCCCTGGGCCGCGAGGGGCTTACGGCAAGTTTTGCCACGCCCTGTTCCACAGTGGCGGCACTGACAGTTTTGCCAAGCTCCACACGTATGCCCGCCTTTTTCATCTCGCGCAGCAGCAGCTTGCTCATTTCGGCATCCACCGAAGGGATGGGCAGCAGGCGGTCCTGTCCTTCAATGACAGTGACCTGTGCGCCGAAGGAGCGGAAAATGCAGGCCATTTCGCAACCGATAACGCCGCCGCCCACAATGGCGATGCTGGTAGGCACATGCTCCAGGGCAAGAGCGTCGTCGCTGTTGAGGATGTGTTTGTGATCGGCAGGCAGGGAGGGCAGGTCGAGCGGGCGTGAGCCGGTAGCGATGATGACGTTGTCGCTTTCTACAAGCACAGTGCCTTCCTGCGTGCTTACGGCCACTTCCCTGGCGCTGACAACCCTGCCGCGCCCGCGCACGATGGTGATCTTGAGGCTGGCGCAGGTTTTTTCAAGGCCGGTGGTCAGAAGACCGATGACGTTTTTTTTGCGCGCCAGCAGGTCGGGCATGGATATGGAGGCATCAGCATTGCCGGTGATGGCGTAGTTGCCCATATGGCGTATTTTTTCAAGGGCATCGGCAGAGCTTTTGAAGGTCTTGGTGGGGATGCAGCCCGTGTGCAGGCATGTGCCGCCCACGGCCGCGCTTTCCACAAGGGTGACGCTGTGCCCGGCGCGGGCCGCCGCAAAGGCCGCCATGTGGCCGCCGGGGCCGCTCCCGATGATGGTCAGTTTTTTCATATCGTTACCTCGTGCTGGCTTGCGCAGGTTTTATGATCCAGGGCTTTTTGCCCGGGGAGTGCATCACGATGGGGCGTTGTTTTCAGTGGCATACCATAAGGACGTGTGCCTGTCGTCAGGTGCCGTATTCCCTTGTTCGTGGCGCAAAATGACCTGTTTGTAAACAGCCTCAGGCCTGTGACTTCAGGTGGGTCCGGTATTCTTCGGCGGAAAGCAGCGGCACGGCATTGTCGCCTTCCCTGCGCAGGCGCAGGATCCAGCCCTGGCCGTAACAGTCGCTGTTGACGAGGTCCGGTTTGTTTTCAAGGTCGGTGTTGACCGCTTCTACCACGCCGGAAACAGGCGAGAACAGCGCGCTGACGGATTTCATTGATTCCACGGAGCCGAATTCTTTTCCCGCCTCAACGGCGCTGCCCACGGCGGGCATGTCCACGTAGACCACTTCTTCAAGCTGGGCCTGGGCAAAGTCTGAAATGCCCACGGTAAGGCCCTGGGCGTCTTCGCGCAGCCAGATATGCTCATCAGTATAGGAACGGTCTTCGGGCAGTGTGTAGCTGGACATGGGTTCTCCTCATTATCGGGTGTGAAAAGCCGCCGCGCCTCCCGTAGTGTGGGGCGCGGCGGCGGTCCTGACAGGGCGGGGTGTGTCAACCTGGCATGCGTTGCGGCGGCAGGGGCGTGATCTGCCTGCCTGACGGGAACTTGCGTGGTCGTGGCATAGCCGTCCTTTCAGGGTAGTGGTGCTTGCACTGCGGGCTATTGCGGGGCAGCCTCTCCATCCTGCAGGGGATAGTTGTAACGCTGTCCGTTGAGTACGAAGCTGTAGTTTATCTTGCTGCTGGCCTTGAGCATGTTGGCTACAGAGCAGTATTTTACAGCGCCAAGCTCAAAGGCGCGCACGAACCTCTCAAGACTGATTCCGGTGCCTTCAACAGTGTACTCCACATTGATCTCGGTAAAGATCTGCGGGATTTCTTCACGGCGCACGGCATCGGCCGTGATGGTGAAGCTCGTGTATTCCAGGCGCATCTTGTTCATGGCATGGCCCACTTCAATGCCGGTGCAGCCAGCCAGGGAAATGAGCAGCATTTCCATGGGGCGCACACCCTGATTGCTGCCCCCGTAGATGGCCGAGGCATCCATAACCAGGCTGTGGCCGTCGGAGTCCTTGCCTTCAAAAACCATGTTTCCTTTCCATTCCACGTTAATCTTTGCCATGGTGCAAAATCCTTATATCATAGATGGTTGTTGGCGTTCAGTGCTGAAGATAAGGGCCACCCAGGCACAGAGCACAACGAGGAAGGCTGTCATACCCCAAAGGCCTGTCTGGTAGAACCACGTACCGGCCGCCATAAGGGCGATAGCCAGCACGAGAGCAAGGCCGATGGAGGCATTGCGCAGCGCCCTGAGCCCGCCAGCGGGGCTTATGAAATACCAGCCCTTTTCGGCCAGCGAGACCACGGTCATGCCGATGATGTTGGCGGCCATGGCCACCCATACAGGATGAATCTTGAGGTAAAAGCTGCCCACTGCCCAGCCGCCGAGCCAGTTCCAGATGAGGCCCGCGCCGCAGCCCGCGATGAGGGCCGTCAGTGAGCCGCGCGGTGTGGCCACGCTCCAGAACAGGGCTGCCACCATGGGGGCAAAGGTCGCGCCGTTACGGGCGGTCCAGGCAAAGATGTTCCACCAGGCGGCCTGTTCGGAGCGCAGGTAGCCAAAAAGAATCATAAGGCAGGTGAGGGCCAGCAGCGAAAGGCGGGTAAGCTTGACAAGTTTGGCATCGCTGGCGTCAGGCCAGATGGCCGAGCCCACGTCGCGGCCAAGGCTGGTCGCGCCGGAGAACTGGCAGG contains the following coding sequences:
- the cysK gene encoding cysteine synthase A gives rise to the protein MLTNILQAIGNTPMLRLDLSKDMPGTVWLKLENRNPGGSIKDRVAFHLIENALQWGELEPGGLVVEATSGNMGIGIALVSAVRGLRCVLAMPESMSLERRNLLRGLGAELVLTPAARGMTGAVEEARRIAEEQGGFIPGQFTNPEAVQAHYKTTGPEIYSDSVGKMDVLVAGVGSGSSITGAGRFLKERIPGFRVIAVEPAASPVISGGAASPHLIQGIGAGFIPAILDRSLLDEILLADGEEALDTARLLMRQGIVAGISTGANVRAALQVAARQEMAGKNIVTFACDTGERYMSTRLFTDMAQA
- a CDS encoding nuclear transport factor 2 family protein; translation: MKLLKAASLICALVFCLSAGTAQAKADSVALYTEAVMTGDIPALETLLAPNYWNIAANGHIEDKEHFIQSIKNKELVVDRLTILNARTALIGGAQLVTGNGYFKGTSVPPQPEGLMRFTLVLVKNQGREQVVLFQATPVVPSTDCKDGNCKIQ
- the lpdA gene encoding dihydrolipoyl dehydrogenase; protein product: MKKLTIIGSGPGGHMAAFAAARAGHSVTLVESAAVGGTCLHTGCIPTKTFKSSADALEKIRHMGNYAITGNADASISMPDLLARKKNVIGLLTTGLEKTCASLKITIVRGRGRVVSAREVAVSTQEGTVLVESDNVIIATGSRPLDLPSLPADHKHILNSDDALALEHVPTSIAIVGGGVIGCEMACIFRSFGAQVTVIEGQDRLLPIPSVDAEMSKLLLREMKKAGIRVELGKTVSAATVEQGVAKLAVSPSRPRGDAPAEAAMLDVESVFVTVGRVPNTEGLGLAEAGIAVTPRGWIEVDDCLQTSVPGVFAIGDVLGPEKIMLAHMASAEAEHVVAHLDSPAPCDYSVVPSAIFTTPEIGCVGLSEEQALAAGLPVRCTLLQVRELGKAHAMGEIAGVFKLVAHAENNTILGAHLCGPHATDLVAEAGLAIRMGAKVDDVAHTIHAHPTLAEGFYELCHKAARP
- the gcvH gene encoding glycine cleavage system protein GcvH; this encodes MSSYTLPEDRSYTDEHIWLREDAQGLTVGISDFAQAQLEEVVYVDMPAVGSAVEAGKEFGSVESMKSVSALFSPVSGVVEAVNTDLENKPDLVNSDCYGQGWILRLRREGDNAVPLLSAEEYRTHLKSQA
- a CDS encoding OsmC family protein, whose amino-acid sequence is MAKINVEWKGNMVFEGKDSDGHSLVMDASAIYGGSNQGVRPMEMLLISLAGCTGIEVGHAMNKMRLEYTSFTITADAVRREEIPQIFTEINVEYTVEGTGISLERFVRAFELGAVKYCSVANMLKASSKINYSFVLNGQRYNYPLQDGEAAPQ